The following proteins are encoded in a genomic region of Salminus brasiliensis chromosome 25, fSalBra1.hap2, whole genome shotgun sequence:
- the LOC140547740 gene encoding calpain-1 catalytic subunit-like, with the protein MPQVVSTLAKDRAQAAGLGTKSNAAKYLSQDFEALKKKCQKSQQLFRDPAFPADPSSLGINQDVEWKRPKDLCPDPKFIVGGATRTDICQGDLGDCWLMAAIASLTLNQEILERVIYPEQSFAEDYAGIFHFQLWQYGQWVDVVVDDLLPTRNGQLLFVHSADSNEFWSALLEKAYAKVNGSYKALDGGLASEAFEDFTGGIIEEYELDKAPSNLFNIMKQALSRGSLLCSSINQGSDHEMEAVTREKLVKRHAYSITGAQEVNVGGTRVPLVRLRNPWGNKEWNGAWSDNSKEWDSVLPQEKNKLNYSAEDGEFWMAYSDYKKQYSRVEICNLTPDSSGSDRVGKWTLQQFEGSWRMGSTAGGCANNRETFWINPQYRITLLEEDDDPVDNEVACSFLVALMQKDSRRRCNQGQAIGFAIYKVCSSQSQRLTKDFLQRNNACERSKTFINSREVSARFCLPPGDYVIIPSTFNHGKEADFILRVFTEKQTKTEEVDNQVSFTLDNQREITQQDIEPSFRDLFAKLAGQNKEISADVLRTILNSVASQFTDLKTDGFSLEVCKSIVDLLDKDASGRLGLVEFHVLWTKISKWLAIFKDFDQDKSGTISSYEIRPALEVAGFQLSNKLHQALVARFAEQEEIDFDNFVSCMVKLEAMLSAFKLFDPDKTGVAKLSVSEVNFFC; encoded by the exons ATGCCTCAGGTCGTCTCCACCTTGGCCAAGGATCGAGCCCAGGCTGCAGGGTTGGGCACCAAGAGCAACGCCGCCAAGTACCTCAGTCAAGACTTTGAGGCGCTGAAGAAAAAGTGTCAGAAATCCCAGCAGCTGTTTCGTGACCCTGCCTTCCCAGCCGACCCCAGTTCCCTGGGCATAAACCAGGACGTTGAATGGAAAAGACCCAAG GACCTGTGCCCAGATCCCAAGTTCATCGTGGGTGGGGCCACAAGGACCGACATCTGCCAAGGAGACCTGG GTGACTGCTGGTTGATGGCGGCCATTGCCTCTTTAACTCTGAACCAAGAAATCCTGGAGCGTGTGATTTACCCTGAGCAGAGCTTTGCGGAGGACTACGCCGGCATCTTTCACTTTCAG CTATGGCAGTACGGGCAGTGGGTGGATGTTGTCGTTGACGATTTGCTGCCCACCAGAAATGGACAGCTGTTGTTCGTTCATTCAGCTGACAGCAATGAGTTCTGGAGCGCACTACTGGAGAAGGCCTACGCTAA GGTGAACGGCAGCTACAAGGCTCTTGATGGAGGCTTGGCTAGTGAAGCTTTTGAGGACTTTACCGGAGGCATCATCGAAGAGTATGAGCTCGACAAAGCTCCTTCTAACCTGTTTAACATCATGAAGCAGGCCCTGAGTCGTGGCTCTCTACTGTGCTCCTCTATAAAT CAGGGCAGTGATCATGAAATGGAGGCTGTGACTCGAGAGAAACTGGTCAAGAGACACGCCTACTCCATCACAGGGGCACAGGAG GTTAATGTGGGTGGGACTCGGGTGCCACTGGTGCGCCTCAGGAACCCCTGGGGTAACAAGGAGTGGAACGGAGCTTGGAGTGATAA TTCCAAGGAGTGGGACAGTGTCCTGCCCCAGGAGAAGAACAAACTCAATTACTCTGCCGAGGATGGGGAGTTCTG GATGGCATATTCAGACTATAAGAAGCAGTACTCGAGGGTGGAGATCTGCAACCTGACTCCAGACAGTTCGGGCAGCGATCGCGTCGGCAAGTGGACCCTTCAGCAGTTTGAGGGCAGCTGGAGGATGGGCTCTACAGCCGGTGGCTGTGCTAATAACAGAG AAACGTTCTGGATAAACCCACAGTATAGGATCACCCTACTGGAGGAGGACGATGATCCTGTAGACAATGAAGTGGCCTGCAGCTTCCTGGTGGcactgatgcagaaagacagCCGCCGCCGCTGCAATCAAGGCCAGGCCATTGGCTTTGCCATCTACAAG GTATGCAGTTCCCAGAGCCAGCGTCTGACAAAGGACTTTTTACAGCGTAACAATGCATGTGAAAGATCCAAGACTTTCATCAACAGTCGGGAGGTGAGCGCAAGATTCTGCTTGCCGCCAGGAGATTATGTGATCATTCCCTCCACCTTCAATCATGGGAAGGAAGCTGACTTCATTCTCAGGGTCTTCACTGAGAAACAGACCAAGACAGA AGAGGTGGACAATCAGGTGTCATTCACCCTTGATAATCAG AGGGAGATTACTCAGCAAGACATTGAGCCTTCATTCAGAGACCTGTTTGCTAAACTTGCTGGACAG aATAAGGAGATATCTGCAGATGTACTGAGGACCATCCTGAACTCTGTAGCATCCCAAT TCACCGACCTGAAGACGGATGGTTTCAGTTTGGAGGTGTGCAAGTCTATAGTGGATCTCCTGGAT AAAGATGCCAGTGGTCGTCTGGGCCTGGTGGAGTTCCATGTTCTGTGGACAAAGATCTCAAAGTGGCTG GCAATTTTCAAGGATTTTGACCAGGACAAGTCAGGCACCATCAGCTCCTATGAGATACGCCCTGCCTTGGAAGTGGCTG GGTTTCAGCTCAGTAACAAGCTGCACCAGGCCCTGGTGGCACGATTCGCTGAACAAGAGGAGATCGACTTTGATAACTTTGTCAGTTGCATGGTCAAATTGGAGGCCATGCTGA GTGCCTTCAAGCTGTTTGACCCAGACAAGACTGGGGTGGCTAAGCTCAGCGTCTCTGAGGTGAATTTCTTTTGCTAA